A single window of Ktedonobacterales bacterium DNA harbors:
- a CDS encoding S-adenosylmethionine:tRNA ribosyltransferase-isomerase has protein sequence MKLEEMEFKVPKELEASAPPEARGQPRDHVRLLVIHRDSGQIEHRRFYEIADYLKAGDVVVLNVSSTVPAALPGITDDGQEIELRLSSHYSTTNNGGGRTWQAVFKPDEAVIRPGLRLSFGDGALTAVVKKKREDIPRLWEIQFDQTNQHISSWLETLGRPIKYDYVPERWGLEYYQTTYAAVPGSAEMPSAGRAFTPELLERIQQKGVVLAQIILHTGVSNIDIETEQVEQHKMYEEWYQVSPEAAATINHSRSSGGRIVAIGTTPTRTLETVTDEQGIVHPGEGWTSLYITPGYRFRAVDVLLTGLHEAKSTRLFLATAFTNDQALVLRAYNEAIAQGYLWHEFGDLSLIV, from the coding sequence ATGAAATTAGAGGAGATGGAATTCAAGGTACCGAAGGAGCTTGAAGCCTCGGCGCCGCCAGAGGCCAGGGGGCAGCCGCGCGATCATGTGCGCCTGCTGGTCATCCACCGGGACAGCGGCCAGATTGAGCATCGCCGCTTCTACGAGATTGCTGACTATCTGAAAGCTGGTGATGTTGTCGTTCTCAACGTCAGTAGCACTGTCCCGGCGGCCCTGCCAGGTATCACCGATGATGGACAGGAGATCGAACTGCGCCTCTCCTCGCACTACTCCACCACCAACAACGGCGGTGGGCGTACCTGGCAGGCGGTCTTTAAGCCCGACGAGGCTGTGATCCGGCCCGGCCTGCGGCTCTCCTTTGGAGACGGGGCATTGACCGCTGTTGTCAAGAAAAAGCGCGAGGATATTCCCAGGCTCTGGGAAATCCAGTTCGACCAGACCAATCAGCACATCTCAAGCTGGCTAGAAACGCTGGGCCGCCCCATCAAATATGACTACGTGCCGGAACGCTGGGGTCTGGAGTATTATCAGACGACCTATGCTGCTGTGCCAGGCTCTGCCGAGATGCCTTCGGCGGGCCGCGCCTTCACACCAGAACTGCTGGAGCGGATTCAGCAGAAGGGGGTTGTGCTGGCACAGATCATCCTGCATACCGGCGTCAGCAACATTGACATCGAGACTGAGCAGGTTGAGCAGCACAAGATGTATGAGGAGTGGTATCAGGTTTCGCCCGAAGCTGCCGCGACCATCAATCATTCACGTTCTAGTGGTGGCCGCATCGTCGCCATCGGCACCACGCCCACGCGCACACTGGAAACCGTGACCGATGAACAAGGCATCGTGCATCCCGGCGAGGGCTGGACCAGCCTCTATATCACGCCTGGCTATCGCTTCAGAGCCGTTGATGTCCTGCTCACCGGTCTGCACGAGGCCAAAAGCACGCGCCTGTTCCTGGCAACGGCTTTCACCAACGATCAGGCGCTGGTCCTGCGCGCCTACAATGAAGCCATTGCCCAGGGCTATCTCTGGCACGAGTTCGGCGATCTGTCGCTCATCGTCTAA